The Halorussus caseinilyticus genome contains a region encoding:
- a CDS encoding VirB4 family type IV secretion system protein — protein MRNVVLQAGGGTFSQLTEWLLNPTSPGGASVYLLLVVVLGVAGKLLWDRHTADDEPEVDFSDVLDEETLEESHAEGQLLDDISESHKTVTAPAAIEWGTRSARVGEQWTTTLYMADYADYPSDGYLSDLFELTDVEFDLTAHITPKNQQRARNELQDIADDLQVDADLEQSVRSAYLQERANEAAATYKAVESGANVFDQGMFVTVRADDKEDLRDSVQKVKSALRDDPVNLTPKTAICRQDLALQSAAPIGDNEFGRESIALGGAVGALLSSPHNATILEEGGVEFGIHKDNQSPVVIDPFARDNGYAMFTVGDTGSGKSFSSKQNFIRSIEQSKDRIGIILEPLNNWAGVSEALDAKRITVGGTLGLNPLEIRQTPDHVQRAMGEDASPFNEKLDDAMSFLTNFFALRGISLGDRRTTLELGLKRAYKRNDITDDISTHSNLSPTIRDMMDIFEDMVDDPEEFVVRSDEEAGKIREDATWLLDQLRPFEDDGRFGNLGRSSEFDIRDEKVIYLDLAQQEGSVDSSTALTMQLLISLVYERAKETDKEVVFVIDEARYIMQDAASLAFLETVFRHHRHHDLSIRLVTQTVDEFFEHTESEAILDQCAVKQFHQLDGMDEEWADEFGLNYAQMRYVQDAVPGNEDAGFSEALVGVDGEWRGIKVQAMDKEKQVIDFDPTEQTRESLPGADRDAVDPEVQAFREDLQQRASSNSSPGVETETDGGSEVDQPR, from the coding sequence ATGCGTAACGTCGTCCTGCAGGCGGGTGGCGGGACCTTCAGCCAGCTCACAGAGTGGCTTCTGAACCCAACGTCACCCGGAGGTGCGTCGGTTTACCTCCTACTGGTTGTGGTCCTCGGAGTCGCCGGTAAACTCCTCTGGGACCGACACACCGCCGACGACGAGCCAGAAGTTGACTTCTCGGATGTTCTTGATGAGGAGACGCTTGAGGAGAGCCACGCGGAGGGCCAACTCCTTGACGATATTTCCGAGTCACACAAGACGGTGACCGCGCCAGCAGCCATCGAGTGGGGGACACGATCCGCACGCGTTGGCGAGCAGTGGACGACGACACTATACATGGCTGACTACGCCGATTACCCGAGCGATGGATATCTGAGCGACCTCTTCGAGTTGACTGACGTTGAGTTCGACCTCACAGCGCACATCACCCCGAAGAACCAGCAACGAGCGCGGAACGAACTACAGGATATCGCTGATGACCTCCAAGTCGACGCCGACCTCGAGCAGAGCGTCCGCAGTGCGTATCTACAGGAGCGAGCAAACGAAGCCGCTGCGACCTACAAGGCCGTCGAGAGCGGTGCGAACGTCTTCGACCAGGGGATGTTCGTCACGGTTCGTGCCGACGACAAGGAAGACCTCAGGGATTCGGTCCAGAAGGTCAAGAGTGCCCTTCGAGACGACCCAGTGAACCTCACGCCGAAGACCGCGATTTGTCGGCAGGACCTCGCGCTGCAGTCGGCTGCCCCAATCGGCGATAACGAGTTTGGCCGCGAATCCATCGCCCTCGGTGGCGCGGTGGGCGCACTCCTCTCGTCGCCACATAACGCGACCATCCTCGAAGAGGGCGGGGTCGAGTTCGGGATTCACAAGGATAACCAGAGCCCGGTCGTCATCGACCCGTTCGCCCGTGATAACGGGTACGCGATGTTCACTGTCGGCGACACGGGGTCTGGCAAGTCGTTCAGTTCCAAACAGAACTTCATCCGCTCCATCGAGCAAAGCAAGGACCGCATCGGCATCATCCTCGAACCACTCAACAACTGGGCAGGCGTCTCCGAAGCACTCGATGCGAAACGCATTACGGTCGGTGGGACACTCGGCCTGAATCCCCTGGAGATTCGCCAAACACCCGACCATGTCCAGCGAGCAATGGGTGAGGACGCGAGCCCGTTCAACGAGAAGCTCGACGACGCGATGAGCTTCCTGACGAACTTCTTCGCACTGCGCGGTATCTCGCTCGGTGACCGTCGGACGACGCTCGAACTCGGACTCAAGCGCGCCTACAAGCGCAACGACATCACCGACGACATCTCGACGCACAGCAACCTCAGTCCGACCATCAGGGATATGATGGACATCTTCGAGGACATGGTCGACGACCCCGAAGAGTTCGTCGTCCGGTCTGACGAAGAGGCCGGGAAGATTCGTGAGGACGCGACGTGGCTTCTTGACCAGCTTCGCCCCTTCGAGGACGACGGCCGATTCGGGAATCTCGGGCGCTCCTCGGAATTCGACATCCGCGACGAGAAAGTCATCTACCTTGACCTCGCCCAGCAGGAAGGCAGCGTCGATAGCAGTACGGCACTCACCATGCAGTTGCTCATCTCGCTCGTGTACGAACGAGCGAAAGAGACGGACAAGGAGGTCGTGTTCGTCATTGACGAGGCGCGGTACATCATGCAGGACGCCGCGAGCCTTGCGTTCCTTGAGACGGTGTTCCGACATCACCGCCATCACGACCTCTCGATTCGGCTCGTCACCCAGACCGTCGACGAGTTCTTCGAACACACCGAAAGCGAGGCGATTCTCGACCAGTGTGCGGTCAAGCAGTTCCATCAACTCGATGGGATGGACGAGGAGTGGGCCGACGAGTTCGGCCTGAATTACGCGCAAATGCGCTACGTGCAGGATGCGGTTCCCGGCAATGAGGACGCTGGATTCTCCGAGGCGCTCGTCGGCGTCGACGGTGAATGGCGCGGCATCAAGGTCCAAGCAATGGACAAAGAAAAGCAGGTTATCGATTTCGACCCGACCGAACAGACACGAGAATCACTTCCCGGTGCGGACCGAGATGCAGTCGATCCGGAGGTTCAAGCGTTCCGTGAGGACCTCCAACAGCGGGCTTCGAGTAATTCGAGCCCGGGAGTCGAGACAGAAACGGATGGCGGGTCGGAGGTGGACCAACCGCGATGA